The following are encoded together in the Bacillota bacterium genome:
- the rsmG gene encoding 16S rRNA (guanine(527)-N(7))-methyltransferase RsmG, producing MEQVSLLKTGAQALGLTLDDGQLQQFETYAHRLDEANAQMNLTSVPPDEVVVRHFLDSLTLVAAWQPIAGAWVLDVGTGAGFPGLPLKIAFPQIRLALLDSRHDPFLFLRPLCAELGIDGVEFIHARAEEAARKPQWREQFDMVTARAVAHLWALAEWTLPFVRTGGVAIWMKRPSQRSEIDQAREHILHLGGGEPQVIEVGVPHSDIVNLLVRAEKATPTPERYPRATARVLREAKRFRHVVEDGAGR from the coding sequence ATGGAGCAGGTGTCGCTTCTGAAAACCGGTGCGCAGGCTTTGGGGCTCACGCTGGACGACGGGCAGCTGCAGCAATTCGAGACATATGCCCATCGCCTTGACGAAGCCAATGCGCAAATGAACCTGACCTCCGTACCGCCGGATGAGGTGGTGGTGCGCCATTTTCTGGACTCGCTCACGCTGGTTGCCGCGTGGCAACCCATTGCGGGCGCATGGGTGCTGGACGTGGGCACGGGTGCGGGTTTTCCCGGCTTGCCGCTCAAGATAGCCTTTCCGCAAATCCGTCTGGCTCTGCTCGACTCGCGCCACGACCCCTTCCTGTTCCTGCGTCCGCTCTGCGCCGAGCTGGGCATCGACGGGGTAGAGTTCATCCATGCTCGCGCGGAGGAAGCAGCCCGCAAGCCGCAGTGGCGCGAACAGTTCGACATGGTCACGGCGCGGGCAGTGGCGCACCTGTGGGCGCTGGCGGAGTGGACGTTGCCTTTTGTGCGCACGGGCGGGGTGGCGATCTGGATGAAGCGACCCTCACAGCGCAGCGAAATCGACCAAGCGAGAGAGCATATCCTGCACCTGGGGGGAGGCGAACCGCAGGTCATCGAGGTCGGTGTGCCGCACTCGGACATCGTGAACCTGCTGGTGCGCGCGGAAAAGGCTACTCCCACGCCGGAGCGATATCCCCGCGCCACCGCGCGCGTGCTACGGGAAGCGAAACGGTTCAGACACGTTGTGGAAGATGGTGCGGGCAGATAG
- the ahcY gene encoding adenosylhomocysteinase, with translation MNYDVKDLALADKGQLRIEWAEQDMPVLRLIRERFAREKPLEGVRLAACLHVTTETANLAITLKAGGAQVALCASNPLSTQDDVAGALVKHHGIPVFAIKGEDHETYYKHIHAVLDTQPHITMDDGADLVSTLHSQRQELLPNVRGGTEETTTGVIRLRAMAKDGVLRYPIIAVNDADTKHLFDNRYGTGQSTIDGILRATNILLAGRTVVIAGYGWCGRGVAMRAKGMGAHVIVTETDPLRALEAVMDGYQVMPMADAARVGDVFVTLTGDIHVIREEHFAVMKSGAIVANSGHFNVEIDIDALERMKTSKRRIREFVDEYVLPDGRKIFLLGEGRLINLAAAEGHPASVMDMSFANQALSAEYIHQHAHTLEKQVYRVPLELDKQIARLKLDAMGIRIDTLTLEQQEYLTSWEMGT, from the coding sequence ATGAACTACGATGTGAAGGACCTTGCCCTTGCGGACAAGGGGCAGTTGCGCATCGAGTGGGCAGAACAGGACATGCCTGTGCTGCGCCTCATCCGCGAGCGGTTTGCCCGAGAGAAGCCGCTGGAAGGCGTTCGGCTTGCGGCGTGCCTGCACGTGACCACCGAGACGGCGAACCTGGCAATAACGCTGAAAGCGGGGGGCGCGCAGGTCGCGTTGTGTGCGTCGAACCCACTGTCCACGCAGGACGATGTGGCAGGTGCCCTCGTCAAGCATCATGGCATTCCCGTTTTCGCCATTAAGGGCGAGGACCACGAGACCTACTACAAGCACATCCACGCGGTGCTGGACACGCAACCGCACATCACGATGGATGACGGAGCGGATTTGGTCTCCACCCTGCACTCGCAGCGACAGGAATTGTTGCCGAACGTGCGCGGCGGCACGGAAGAGACCACCACGGGCGTTATCCGCTTGCGTGCGATGGCGAAAGACGGCGTGCTGCGCTACCCCATCATCGCCGTCAACGACGCCGATACCAAGCACCTCTTCGATAACCGCTACGGCACCGGGCAAAGCACCATCGACGGCATCCTGCGGGCGACGAACATCCTGCTTGCCGGGCGCACAGTGGTGATAGCAGGTTACGGCTGGTGCGGACGCGGCGTGGCCATGCGCGCCAAAGGCATGGGGGCGCATGTCATCGTGACGGAGACCGACCCCCTGCGCGCGCTGGAAGCGGTGATGGACGGCTATCAGGTAATGCCGATGGCAGACGCTGCCCGCGTGGGAGATGTGTTCGTCACGCTGACCGGCGATATCCACGTCATTCGCGAAGAGCATTTCGCCGTGATGAAGTCGGGCGCGATTGTCGCCAATTCGGGTCACTTCAACGTGGAGATCGATATCGACGCGCTGGAGCGGATGAAGACGTCCAAACGGCGCATCCGCGAGTTCGTGGACGAGTACGTGCTGCCCGACGGGCGCAAGATATTCCTGCTGGGCGAAGGGCGGCTGATTAACCTCGCGGCGGCGGAGGGGCACCCTGCCAGCGTCATGGACATGAGCTTCGCCAATCAGGCGCTCAGCGCGGAGTATATCCATCAGCATGCCCACACGCTGGAGAAGCAGGTTTACCGCGTGCCGCTCGAGCTGGACAAGCAGATTGCCCGCCTGAAGCTGGACGCGATGGGCATTCGCATTGACACACTGACGCTGGAACAGCAAGAGTACCTGACTTCATGGGAGATGGGCACGTAG
- a CDS encoding NDP-sugar synthase → MKAMILAAGVGSRLDPLTRNVPKPMVPIVNRPVMEHIVELLKRHGFHEIMVNLHYLGEQIENHFRDGSQWGVRIHYSKEDRLWGDAGSVKRCEHFFDDTFLVIGGDDITDLDLTRLLRYHKEKHAIATIALSLVDDPSEYGIALLNERGRITRFLEKPRGEVIFSNAANTGVYVFEPEIFDLIPRGVTYGFGANLLPLLLEQRRPFYGFLTSSYWKDVGNLRTYQQTHVDAMQGRVALRIPYPETRKYVWIGSNVKIDPTAEIGYPVIIGNNCEIGPGAKVLEYTVLGDNCVVEDNATVQESILWEGAVVMRDTMLVRCVVGKGCRVKSNAAVFDGVIVDPVRKNNYVGT, encoded by the coding sequence ATGAAAGCAATGATTCTGGCGGCGGGCGTGGGTTCGCGTCTCGACCCGCTGACCCGCAACGTGCCCAAACCGATGGTGCCCATCGTGAACCGACCGGTGATGGAGCACATCGTGGAGCTGCTGAAGCGACACGGCTTCCATGAAATCATGGTGAATCTGCACTATCTCGGCGAGCAGATAGAGAACCACTTCAGGGACGGTTCTCAGTGGGGTGTGCGCATCCACTACTCCAAAGAAGACCGCCTGTGGGGGGATGCCGGTAGCGTCAAACGATGTGAACACTTCTTTGACGACACCTTCTTGGTTATCGGCGGGGACGACATCACGGATTTGGACCTTACTCGACTGTTGCGCTATCACAAGGAGAAGCACGCCATCGCCACCATCGCCCTCTCGCTGGTCGATGACCCCTCGGAGTACGGCATCGCCCTGCTGAACGAGCGGGGACGCATCACCCGGTTCCTGGAGAAACCGCGCGGCGAGGTCATCTTCTCCAACGCTGCCAACACCGGCGTGTATGTGTTCGAGCCGGAGATATTCGACCTGATCCCGCGTGGCGTCACCTACGGTTTCGGTGCTAACCTGCTGCCGCTGTTGCTGGAGCAGCGCCGACCGTTCTACGGGTTCCTCACCTCGTCGTACTGGAAGGACGTGGGCAACCTGCGCACCTACCAGCAGACACACGTGGACGCCATGCAGGGCAGGGTTGCGCTGCGCATACCCTACCCCGAAACGCGCAAATACGTGTGGATAGGCAGTAACGTGAAGATCGACCCCACCGCCGAAATCGGCTACCCCGTCATCATCGGCAACAACTGCGAAATCGGTCCGGGCGCGAAGGTGTTGGAATACACGGTGCTGGGCGACAATTGCGTGGTGGAGGACAACGCCACCGTACAGGAGAGCATCCTGTGGGAAGGCGCGGTGGTGATGCGCGACACCATGCTGGTGCGCTGTGTGGTGGGTAAGGGCTGTCGCGTGAAGTCTAATGCGGCGGTGTTCGACGGCGTCATCGTCGACCCCGTGCGCAAAAACAATTACGTTGGCACTTGA